actgtatgtagaaTTTCATATATGAATACACTCCATTTTTAGAACACAAAGTGCCTCAACTGATACATCTTAATACACTTATTGCGAGGAGGGACACCACAGCAAGAAAAGTGATTGATGTTGAGTGTCATGGCGCACCTTAGCAACCAACCACCTTGTTACCTGACTCGCCATCAAAAGACAGATGTGTGGACGGAGCCGCTTGGCCCAgatgtgctgtgttgttgtcttATGTACAGGAGCAATATCTATACAGTAGATAGTCTCTTTTAAGGACGTGTCCAGTTTGCtttgctctcctttttttttttcctcctcaggtccaaaacaggaaaacaaaaagagaaatcagGAAAAGGTAAATGCTCATTGAAGCCCTCCCAGGATTTATGTTTGATCGTTAAGTTCCTCTCCTGCTCATTGAGCCACCGGCTGGGCGGCTGTCAGTCATTGTGTTTGCAGGCCTCCTCGTCCATATTGTCCTGCAGGAGTGGCCTTGTGGCTCCAAATGGGGTCCTCCCACTGCAATAGGTCCTCATACTGATGACTTATCCCACCGTCATTCAAATAGGAAATGAATTGtctaaataaaatataaacacatctCTAAATATCAGAAATGCATAATCTGTCTTTGCTGGGCATCATTTCAGAAGAACTTGCCATGCACAGACTGGCTATTTTTAATATGCACAAAAAATGGGAACACAGTACAAATCTATGGTGCTCTTTCAGCATACGTCCACAATTATAAAAGCTCTACTGTATATTGCAGTAGTTTAAATGGGGGTGATTGAATAATTTGGTGACAAAGAGAAATGTTTGCGAGAGCTCTTCTCTTTAATTGTTTGACTTTTTGCCGAGCTATGTGGAAGATGCATCTTGCTGTGAGCCAGTTGCTAAGCAACCATCTGCTACTGGTATAGACATACTGTAGGGATGGGTGAGGTACATCACTGCATGGTTATGTCTGCTGTCCCACACCTGTTGGCGCACAGAGGCAATTTATGCctgtcatgaaaaaaatgaatgaataataataaagcaagGGCTGCTTTGGTTTACTATGGGATGTGATATGAGAACCGTTCTAAGGGACTTCAGGTTAGTCTGTCTGGTTTGGGGATTTGAGAGCAGCTAGTAGCCCTTGGTGATGGCTGATATAAAGTGTGAACTGTGCAGTTAAAAGAGCAGAACTGGACAAAGTGATCTTTCAGttgcaaacaacaaacaaatctgCTCTTGGGGAGTAAATCATGCAAATTTCAAACCAAATCTGATTGCAAAATGCgttttttctcctcatttgcTATCACTAATTCTACTTAGGTCTCAATATTAATGTGCTAATTATCCACTGATTAAAATGCTACAAGCAGCACCTTCAATGGTGCCATCAAGAGTGCATGTTTGTCTGCACTTGTCTCAGCAACCACGTTCAGGCATGTAGAATTAGGATTACCGAATAACCCCTGTTTCAGTGCACATACAGTCAGAACCAAAAGGGGTGAGAGGGGTGCAATGTGACCCCCACACTCGTTCAGCAGGTTACCTTTCCACCATGGCGGTGCCTTCCCTCAAGCCATTAAGATAGAACGCTGCTCTCTGCTTGTGTGAAACCAGTAAAGACAACCTCTTTGCAGTTATCTGTGAGTAAACAACCAGAGACACAACAGCACTTTGGTGGCACCgcatcaaagaaaaaaaaacaaaaaaacataaaggaaGTGGGGAAAAAGTCAGAAATAGCAGCATACATGCAGAGAGAAACGAACACCCATTCGgcattctgtgtttttagtcTGCTCGATGGATTGTTGGTGAAGCCAATGGCAAAATGAGACACAATACAAGTTGAGTGTAGCCCCCTAAACCCCAACATAAtaacattacataaaaaaacaatactcCTTCTCATATAAagaaatgtatatatttaagCTCTCCTCGCTATCTGCCTGGTCCCGCCCCCCCCCTCACCACATTGCTTGCAGGCGATGGTTACAGGATGATCCATGCAAAAACATGAGCAGGCCCCGCAGAAGGTGAGCAGTGACTGACTGTGCGGCGTGTGTGCTCGTGTGAGTCGAAACACGGCCTCGAAAGACCAATCCTCCGTCCTGACGCCCATCCCTCCCGTCTCCATCCCAAAAATAAAGTAGCAAACCAAACACAGTCACAGTTGTATGAGGTTAAAACGAAGTGACATCTCTCttacttctcttttttttttttttttttggaagcaCGTCTTTTTCAAGGTATCTAAATATAGCAACATCTAATATCCCTGATTATTAATTTGTCCTTTGTTAAATGTTATGGCTGCTACCTCTGAAGCCACCAGTCGGAGTTCTTTTATTGCAAGTCTCATAGTACGACAATATCGAACTGAAGGGAACTCCAAGTGACACAGGAGAACTGACCAGTTACTTAAAGATGTAAGCTAAGCACATGTACCTTCAAGGAAAAGGGGAGAGTAAGGTGTTGCTCAGGTTGCCCATGCCACTAACATTAGTCTTAGCTACAAAGTTAAGTACTTATCCACTAGTCACAATATCTAGAACAGAGCTCAGATATAATACCAAAGGGAGGTGGTTGGTTTGAGGGGTAAGATGTGGGGTGGTTTAGGCCAAAATGGCCCCGGGCTGGACGTCTCACAAGATGGAGGGGATGGGGGAACGAGAGCGCCGCAGCGGGCAGGGCGATCCGTAGGGCGAGGTCACAGGAGACAACCTCAGGGCGTTACCGGCCATGCCTGCTATGTTGTTTAAGCTCCGGGATTTCTCATAGCCTTCAGATGAGGGGGCGAAcgagaggtggtggtggtggtggtggtggttgtggttgtgcaggaacaggacatgaacacacacaggcaggcaggcaggcaggcaggcaacGATCCGAGTCCGAGCCAGCCGAGTGAACCGAGACaggacaggagacaggagtgagacagagcagcagtaaCATACTGTATGGTGAGTGCATGCACAGCACATTTCCTCACAATGACAGTGAGGCAGATTGGAGTCTTAGACAGGCGGCTGCTCTGAGCTGGAGCTGCTAGAGGGACAGATAACCTCACTGGAAGAGTTAATCCTTGGTGAGTAGAGCCAAAGAACCACAGTTTTCCTGGTGGAGGATGCATTCAATCTACGCAGAAAACGCTATCTGAGCAGAAAATGTACAGTCCAACTGATGCTTGGGAATAATTTAGAAGTACAGGTTGTAAGCTCatttaaaatagcaaaaatagtATAAGCTATTTTATTCTTTGCTCTCAAAGTAGGCTACTTAATTTGAAAACAAGGCATTCACACCACATCATTCAGACTGTAATTATGAGCAGCCGGGCAGGAAAAATCGTCTGAATCAGCCTTCTAGTTGTAAGCGTGAGTCAAGCTATGACTCACACATCAttcagcaaaaatgtcaaaaccagTATTAATTCTGATCCAGTCAATTCAGCTGATCAAGAAGGAGGTTTATGCACCATTCACTTGTATCCAGTTCCACCCATTCACTAATGACGTGCTCACGAGCACACCTGGATGGAAAGGAGCCATCACCAATGCGATTTAGTCGCATCTGTGtgcttcctgctgtgacaaatTTAAAACGTCCACTTTAAAAGTAAAAAGGTGGTTGTGTCTTCTAGCCTAGAGGCTGTGACTGCTGCCAGCGTTTGGGTAGGCCTTGTCTTATTTCCACTTTTATGCTAAAATTTAAAAGGAGCTGAAATTTCCGACATTAGATGGACATCATTAAAAGCAACATGGACGCTGGTCCTTTGGGCTGGTTTGATTGTATTAGCGTTGATACTGGATTTTATTTAGGATCAGCCAGGTGGCTTTGCATCCACTTAAGCCTGTGGTTTGACACTTCTGTGCTTCTTTTCACCAAGTGGAAAATATAAATGTCTCTGACTTTGAATTCCAACTAGGAGGTTGACAAATGCGCCTTGTTCGGACTTAGCGTGAGTTTGACATTAGCTGCTCTAGAGCATCTGTGACTACATTAAGTCTGCATTAAGTTTAGCTGGACTTCAAGATAGCCATGCTAACCAGTTAGCTAACGTGCTGACATTCCAACATAATGATCTTAATGAGTTATGAGtgaatgaaataatgaattTGCTTTCATTGCTATTTTGGTCAATTTCCATGTTGCATTTGAAGTTGTCACTCAGCTAAAAATGGCTGTTTGGCTCCGCCCACTCACTCAACCAATCAGATTACTTTAGCCTCCTCTGCCGTTGAGACATGCCTGTGTGATTAAAACTCCAGTCTGCCGAAGTTAAAACTATTCTTTAAAGAAGAGATATTGTTATTCTTAAGGTAGTAAGGTTAAAGAATAGAATCATACATTAGCACTCATTCATCTCTTGGCATCATCATTAGTATTTTATCTCACAAAAAATAGTTTAAAGATGATAAATCTTACTAATGTCTAAGGTACCTATTCCAAATATATAACATACACATTAAGACTACCAACATACACATTATGTGTCAAATATTACTGACTTTAAGTTCAGGTTGTAGCCTGCAcatactgatgatgatgaggatgagtAAAAAGACCttaagtattattattattactgcttcAATCATTTGTACAGATTCACACTTTACGACAGCTCAAACTTGTAAAAACGCGGCATGTGATGCACGCTGGCAAATTTGCATTCAGTCACTTGgtgcaaaataaacaagcaaGCCAAAGCAGCCAGATCATTAATGGAGCATGCCAATCAGCTGGCGTAAACACTGATGAGGAACAGCTAATGGAAACGTGGTCTCATTACCATACTGCATACGGCCCCATTTGTCTCACTGAGGAGAAGGGGGTGGGTTAAGCTGGGGCTGTTTCAGAACAAAGGGCGGCCTGGGTCTACGCCAACAGGTAGCAGGGACTAGAAAGCACGTTATGGCGTCAGCGTGGCGGCAACTTCAACCGTCGACTGAAGCAGCGGAGACGAAGGCGCAGCTGCTTGACCGCCTACGTCCAAAAACAAGACTGGCGAGGCGCCCTGCCGCGAGAGAGCCCACCATGACGTGCCCTCTAGAGGATCCGGACTACGTGTACAGTGGTTGAGCCTGCTCATCTATCTCAATACCCAGCTTGAAGACCATCAACAAACTGTTTTGATTTTGTCCCATTTCGGAATAATGAGTAAACCTGAATGATGTATTATCTCATTCGAATTCTCACCAAACGGGAGCTGAAATTCAATTGAACAAAATCTTCAATTTACAGAGAGGCACTCTAATGGTATGATATCATTGATTTGTCTGCTATAGAGTGAGCACAGCGGTGCTATGAGGCTATAGACCAATAACTTTGAGAGCAGGACATTTAGATTAGCCTCCTGGAGAAGCAGTTAACTTGTGATAGAAGGTAATTAGCCGAGGCGGAACGCTTCCACATCACAGTGCAGATTAACACAATATTAAAGCCTCAAGATGCTTGAGATAAAACCGAGGAATTAATCTGACAAACACGCTTTAGGCCTCACATATagtctaaatgttttttttttccaccgtGGTCAAAAAGAGACTGAAAGCATCATCTTTCATGATTTAGCTGCAGGGACCACCTATCAAATCAGCCGCAGTATGACCTCATTGCCACCGTGGGAACAGCTCACTTCATACATTTTAGTTCACGACCTTTTCTGCGGCATGGAATAGCAACAAGGCTCTGCGGTAATTCAGCAGCTGTGACCTTCATGATGACCTTTCGCTTGGGTCAAAGTGTTTGGAAGGTCAAGCCCTTTCTGAGTCTGACCTTTCCACTGATGATTAGCTCCAGGACAGAAGGTGATGGCTGACATCTGGACAGATCTCACAGCAAAATTTGAGGACAAATTTTGTGAGTGATGTTTTTGATTGGAGACAATGCGCGCTGTTTATACATCCAGTCAGGCGTCATTGTTCAGTAAACTTTGCAGGCAAAGTTTCAACATTGTCCAATCAGAAACAAGAATCAGGTCGTCCTGGTGGTGCTACCAGAGCCATGGTCAACTCATAGTGTTTGACACTGAAAATTGACTTCTTCATATATTCTTCTTGTATAAATTGCCTGGAATTGACTGCTTAAGATTCCCGAGCAGCTGTTGGTAAATGATAGTTTAGCAACCATTCGTAGGCACcgcaggcctgtcaagctttgcatttctctgcaTGCTAAAGTGGTGTACATGGGGTCAGTGAGGGTGATACTCAGAGTCTAAAGAGTTTAGAGGGCTGTGTTGTTTTAATCACCTTTCCAAACCCAAAGAGATAAGCTCAAATGTGTAAAGGAGTGGATtaacctgtgtgtttgtctgctctaaTGTAATCTCTTAACAATAGCATGCCTGGCTAACAAGCTACCTGCAGAGGTATCCTAACCCGAGGTTACTTCCGAGGCCAGGTTAGCGCACTTTCATTGACTAAAAACATTATCATGTTGGGTTGCAGGTAATGTTCGTTAGTCCTTTGAGGACTGACACGCTCACTGCAACAGTGGACCCAGATGCTACTACGCGAGCGTttaggctaatgttagcagctctgtcatgCTTTGTATTGGATATGGAGGAGTTTACCAGAGATGGATTTGCCAAACTCATCTGTTAAACTTCATCTTCAAAACCTTTTCTCATGTAAAAGTGAAACATAATGTTGAAAATACTAACAATAAAGAATGCATCTCACCTAACTGACCTAGTTCTTTCATAAACATCTGTACTATTGGAGCGAACGTCTGTCATGCAATTCAAGGACAATGctgctcttttattttcatttcctttacaTGTTTCAGAGTTAGCATCATATCATGTCCatcaaatgtacagtatgtttaccAGCTTTTTGCAGCTCTCTGTATGTGAGTCATGGAGCATGTAAGAATGGAAAGATTGACAGGTGTTACAAAGGGGGCGGGGCTTAGAGCAGGGTCGATCACAGGGCTTTGACTTGATTTGTTCTGAAGAAAACTAAACTTTCTACATATGCATGACCCTGCTTCTTTATTTACTTTGTCTTTATGAAACTATTGTGGTTCAGTACTGTAATAGATAGAATATATGCAACAAGTCTGATGTGTCAGACAAAAACTTACATGTCAGtagcttgtattttttttgaAATAGCATCTTATTATGTTATAAATGAAGAAGTCAACATGTTTATGAGTTGATGGGATTAAAATCTATTACTTGAACTATTTTAATTCCTCTGTGAGATCTCTGAAATATTTGCTGGTGTATCATCACCTTAGGGGCCAATGATACACTGGACAATCTATTTGGGAGCAGTAGATGGGCAGTGAACCTGGCAACATCCAAAAAAAGTGAGCCACAGGGTCAGAAATTTATTCAAGTGTTTCCAGGcaacaagaaaacatgaataaattgTGAAGGAAGCAACAGTTCTGAGTCAGCTGCACGGAGCACTTTCCCCTCAGAATTGCCGAAAAAGTTGtgctgtgtgtcactgctgaGAGCCGTGACAGGTTACGTTACCTGAGCTGACTAGGCCTGAACAACCAGGCTTCCCCCCTTCAGGGATGTTGGTGTCCCCGTCACTAAGGATACGGATCAGCTGATGAGGATTTTGACTGATGACTGAGATTCTAAGATCTTTTGTTAAGATGGTGCGGTCTGGCGTCTATATTCTGATGGCAAAACATATCTGAGATAAACTGCTCTGGTCACAGGACATCCCATTCAGATGAAACCTTACTCACACTTATAATGATGACTAATGAATCAGTATTGATGCACAATAGCAAGCATGGATTCCAGAATGATTCTCTCAGACAAGAAAACATTGCATGGTTTTTAAAAGACTCTATGAAATGACTAACATAATCAATTAATCCATAACATTTATCTAAAGTTCAATTCAATCATATTAAAAAAGCACTTGATTTCCACATGCAGTTACCTGTTTTTCGTAGCCCTCCATCTGCAGGGCAGGTGTAGTCACTAGCAGCAAGCAGGAAGCACGTCCCCCCGCTCCGGCGGTCCTGTTCCCGGGTGCTGGACCTTCGCATGGGGACCCTCTCCTCTGGAGACATGGTCAGGTCACTGCCCCCGCTGCAGTCTGCTGACAGCACTGCGAGGGGGGACAGGCCAGGTTAGAGAGCTGACATATTTTTCACTGGTTCCAGCAACATTCAGTTTCTCCAATCCATACAATTTATAATATTCTGAAATAAAGGCTTTTAAGCTTTGAATTCAGAGTTTACAAAAGtagattaaataataaaaaagccTTAAGCAATGAACTCACCCTTCCATTAAAGCTTCAGTAGCAGCATCAATAATTCAACAGAGATACTAAATAATTAGATAATAGGATAGTTAGAAATTGTTTTAATCTTATCCCTCCGTTCTAAGATACAAGTTGCCGGGCAACTAAAGTACTTCCCTGCAGTCTGGCTTTTAACCTTGTGCAACTTTTCTCTGCAGCGCATTTCTTCAGTGTAATATTTccacaatgaaaacaagaatCGCATGTGATTTCTTATCAAGTTCAAGTCAGACAGAGGACTTATACTGTGATCAGTAATTTTGGGCCATATAAAGAAAACTCGACTGGATTACTGGAGTGTGGGGTGACGACAGGTAATCACAGTCCACAGCAAACATCAAACAGCCTCCCACATAAAAAGCTTGCATCAAATGTCACAAGCACTACGGCGCAGGTCAAAGGTCGGGTGGTGTGTGGAGCTCCGGtgaatgagacacacacactgctttctTATGAGCAATGAGAGATTTTctaacaataaaaatgttatAAAAGTTGTGGGACCCATGCATATACCATGCTGAACAGATAATGATTAGGTTGGTGTTCACATTATTGTTAACACCAGCACTGAATTTATCAGACTAACCAGTATAAGCTAGCTTTTGCCCCTGTCCAAAATCTGCTAAAAGCACTAAAAAAGCCACACTGTTGGATGACATACTCCATCATTACAATAAAGGAGGAGAGTGTAATATATTTCCCTCAGCTTGTAAAAGTGGAGCTACGTCCCAAAGCATTGTCTATATAACGTCTGCCGGACGTGGCGTTACTCTCCAGAGATTGAAAATGCAGTGGCAGAGGCAACAACTGGCAATGTCCATTGGAATGACTGAAAATGTATTAAACTCCATCAGCTCTTCTATGTGTACCtatttttgcttttggtttTTCAAAGAATTAGTTAATAGATAAAATAACACTACTGTTTTTTAAGCAGTCTAACTGACTGTTACTATGTCTGTCAAGCTTTCTGTCAGCGAACAGTTATAAAAGTGGCAGATTTACCTTTCTTTTTGAAACAATGACTCTTTGATTTGATACTGAAGTGGCAGAATAAACCCCAGAAACTGGCTTGCCCTCTCACATGTGACTGAACAGACAGTATATATGTTAAATGGAAGCTTTCATGTTGAAACATAAAGCATGAGGCAATCTAAAGGACACTGAAGAGCAATGTAACCTTGCAGACTGTATATTTTAAATGACCTCTAAGGAAATCATAGAGGTGAGTAAACCAGATTGATTCTGTTTGTGCCTTCAGCTGAGGCATGAATTATTCTATACTTATTAAATATAAGACTCTGAGACCTAATAAACAAATAGACTGTGAAGAGCCCAGAGTGCGCACCTACCCTCAGGAGTGTCTGCTGCAGAATTCAAAGAAAGTCAGCATACGGGGGTCGACACTAATTTCCATCAATATCTGATGTGTAAGAGTAAATTACTGACACAGGCCCAGAGGGAAAAACAGCCACCTACGGACTGACCAACAAATGAACAATCCCTCCTGGAGGAAAGACTTGGACACTCTGAATTCTTATTAGCATGAGCTATTTCACACAGCCATGTCCTACTCTCTGTGCCTCGTGCACTGCCTTTCTCATCACTGTGGCAACCAGGGATGAAGACTGCGAGGCAGAAGAGCTCAGTGTTCTGTGAGGAAGCAGCTGTGGTGCTCTTGAGTCTCCAAGGGAAAACCATTTCTAGTCTCAGGGGGAATCTGTCAAACGGCCACTGCTTTCTACCTGAGATGAGGTCCCTTGTGGCTTCTTGTTGCTGTCACTACATGTATAAAACCACTGGGTGAAACCTGCTCTTCACTGCTGAGGTGTGGTTGCTCATAATTTTCTCCCCTCTATAGTCTTAATCTGACCATATGGTCTTACCTGAGCGGTTGCGTTCTAGCACCCTGCTCCCTTTGACGTGGCACAGGTCACCTTGAGTGCTGTTACAGGTGGTGTTTAGATCAGCTTTGCAGTAGGTGGGGGACCCTCCCTGCACCATCTGAGGGatgtgtttcttcctcttcttgggCAGCTTCTGCTTGGCCATGGCCAGCGAGTAGTACATCCCAAAGTTATTGACGATAACGGGCACAGGCATGGCTATCGTCAGCACACCGGCCAAGGCGCACAATGCGCCGACGACCATGCCCGACCAGGTCTCTGGATACATGTCGCCATAGCCCAGCGTTGTCATGGTTACCACCGCCCACCAGAAGCCAATGGGGATGTTCTTGAACTTGGTGTGGAGGCTAGCAGTGGGGTCATTGGGCTTAGCGCCGATTCGTTCGGCGTAGTAGATCATGGTTGCAAAAATTAAGACTCCCAACGCCAGGAAGATGATGAGCAGCAGGAATTCATTGGTGCTGGCCCGTAATGTGTGGCCCAGTACCCTTAGCCCCACGAAATGACGCGTTAGCTTGAAGATACGCAGGATACGAACAAAGCGCACCACCCTGAGGAAACCCAACACATCCTTGGCAGCCTTCGAAGAAAGGCCACTTAGCCCTACCTCCAAGTAGAAAGGCAAGATAGCCACGAAGTCGATGATGTTGAGAACGCTCTTAACGAACTCCAACTTGACCGGGCAGAAGGTCACGCGCACCAGGAACTCGATGGTGAACCAGAAGACGCAAACGCCCTCCACGTAGGTGAGCGCAGGGTCAGTTTCAATCTCGTACTGCGGGCCTGAGTCCGGCACACTGCTGTTCCGCATCAGCTCAGTCTtgttgatgatggtgttgaaagccTCATGAGTCTCCAAGCAGAAGGTGGTGATGGAGACCAGGATGAAGAACAAAGACGCAAAGGCAATAAActacaggagaggagagaagaaaaacaggaaacacgTTATGTTATATTTCTAATTGTTCGCACCTTGACACTCCAGATCAATCTCAATTTACTCttgaggaagagactgaactCAGACAAGTTTAATTAACTTCCATCAATTTGAATGGACTCCACAGAGACGAGCAATCTATTACcaagaacaacaaacaaacacagactccCCTCTTGCTCCTGATGGGGATGTAGCACGGGAACGCAGGTGCAGTCAGATTTAATTTAGCGCGCCTGGTGTGTCGGGCAGTTGGCAGTAAATCAAGGAGGAAAGAGGTTAACTCAACCAAGCAAACATAAGACTTCAGGATCAGTGTGGAAGTGGGAAAAGGTGATTATATTCGAGCACTGTAGTTATTCTgtgcttttgtattttcatgTCATCATCATGTTGAAGTGTTGAGCAATTTACTTTTTGAATGTTTGTCTACGTGCGACTCCTCACCACTcatttccaaggtcaagaactTTCCCACTCTGcttcttatttattcattaatttgcAGAATTAGTGGCACTTGAACGGTGacatgctgtttttctatgACAATCAGCCAGAAGCCAACCATTTAGTTGGCTAAACTCTGGCATGTTTGGTACCTTTTCAACAAATGTGCCGATGCTCTGCTCAGACAGTTCTCAGTATTCTGTCATCTCCAACACTGTCtgtgatcattttttttctttgcctcaaTATAGAACACAACACAGGTGCTACAATGTTAAACTGGCTCCAAATGAAAGCTGTCTTTTCTCACTCGTCCCCCTTGTGTCTGGGTAACTGTGTCCAAAGGCAAAGTCAGGCAGAGACAGGGACACTCAAATAGTCCTCTTGGGTGCTATTTGGTAACCCCTTCATTCATATTTAATGCCAACATGAAGGAATGCACAGGCATAAGGACTTTTTATTAGGAACCAATATGCTCACCGGCTTTAGGCGAGGTGGTAGGGACGAGACAAGGTGATGTCATGGAATATTGAATTTGTTCAAATGTTATTAACAAAGGAAAGCACATGGATAACACCAAATTAAGGCTAAGATGCATCAACATGAAGCACTACTACTTGAGCCTgttatcaaaagaaaaaaaaaaaaaatcaggattaTGAGTAACTTTGATCTTTGGCTGGCAAAATGATACCATGTGGATACACCGTGGCTGAAGCTGTATGGTAGCAGTATGAGATGATGAGTCACACACagatcttgttttgttttggtgttctTTTGCAAAGTGTTTGCGGAGCCACCTGTCAGATGCAGAGCTCACATCCAGCTTTTTCGCTGCCCTGGAAGACTCTCGGGCTCAATCTGCAAACATCCACGGCTTTCTCCGAGAGCTAGACGGAGCAGATTTCCACACATGCAGCCTACTATGCTccttctccaccttcctccCACAATCCCTCCGCTGGTGCGCTCTGCCTACTGAGCTCTAAAGAAGTCGTTTCACACCCTGCCTTGTTTTCGGATTGCATGACTCACACACTCTCGAAATACCATCGCCACTATTTGGGTCACCCCGCTCCTGAACCGCGTGCGTGCATTCACTCGGCTTCTGTTAGCATGCGCTCTCTTTATATATCGTGCATATGTCTTCATCGTTtcgtgagagtgtgtgtttgtctggctCATTCACTGGCATGTTTTTACAGCCCTGCATGTTGCACAATGACAGTATGATGAGGTCACTCAGCACCAATTCAaagaaatatacagtatatgccaACACTTAATGTTATTCAGCCTCCTTGCATGACTGTAAGCTTCCTATTGACAgaatgttcacacacactctacttTTGGGAAAAGTGTTGTGCTTGCATGTCTTTTATAAACACTGTCATTTCAAATACTAAATTCGACTCAAACCTTGtaatttttctttcatgtttaaCCCATTTTCTCTCAGCCTCATTATGTCGACTTGCATTTGGTACCACGTAGAGTACTGATGAACTGAAAGAGAGCCTGGTTTTCATGTTTCCAGCTCAGGCTTGTGACCGCACGGGTCTATTGAGGCTGCTGTTAATACGGAAAATAgagtctttttcctcttctatAGACTAATAGGTCGTAGGCGGGAGCAAACAAGACACCATTTGTGCTGTTGATCTCACTTGTAAACCTGCACAGTAACACTATGCCGTGCAGCGTACTGTATGTGGAGGATTGTGCCGT
This region of Chelmon rostratus isolate fCheRos1 chromosome 22, fCheRos1.pri, whole genome shotgun sequence genomic DNA includes:
- the kcnc2 gene encoding potassium voltage-gated channel subfamily C member 2 isoform X4, whose translation is MGKFDDNERIILNVGGTRHETYKTTLKTLPGTRLALLASDSDIDSVLDQLQQVPGFIEYNARTNEYFFDRHPGVFAYVLNYYRTGKLHCPADVCGPLFEEELSFWGIDETDVEPCCWMTYRQHRDAEEALDVFELNVDNGDEDDEIGKRLGIEDVAADGNVSLWRKWQPVIWNLFEDPYSSRAARFIAFASLFFILVSITTFCLETHEAFNTIINKTELMRNSSVPDSGPQYEIETDPALTYVEGVCVFWFTIEFLVRVTFCPVKLEFVKSVLNIIDFVAILPFYLEVGLSGLSSKAAKDVLGFLRVVRFVRILRIFKLTRHFVGLRVLGHTLRASTNEFLLLIIFLALGVLIFATMIYYAERIGAKPNDPTASLHTKFKNIPIGFWWAVVTMTTLGYGDMYPETWSGMVVGALCALAGVLTIAMPVPVIVNNFGMYYSLAMAKQKLPKKRKKHIPQMVQGGSPTYCKADLNTTCNSTQGDLCHVKGSRVLERNRSDNCKEVVFTGFTQAESSVLS
- the kcnc2 gene encoding potassium voltage-gated channel subfamily C member 2 isoform X2 codes for the protein MGKFDDNERIILNVGGTRHETYKTTLKTLPGTRLALLASDSDIDSVLDQLQQVPGFIEYNARTNEYFFDRHPGVFAYVLNYYRTGKLHCPADVCGPLFEEELSFWGIDETDVEPCCWMTYRQHRDAEEALDVFELNVDNGDEDDEIGKRLGIEDVAADGNVSLWRKWQPVIWNLFEDPYSSRAARFIAFASLFFILVSITTFCLETHEAFNTIINKTELMRNSSVPDSGPQYEIETDPALTYVEGVCVFWFTIEFLVRVTFCPVKLEFVKSVLNIIDFVAILPFYLEVGLSGLSSKAAKDVLGFLRVVRFVRILRIFKLTRHFVGLRVLGHTLRASTNEFLLLIIFLALGVLIFATMIYYAERIGAKPNDPTASLHTKFKNIPIGFWWAVVTMTTLGYGDMYPETWSGMVVGALCALAGVLTIAMPVPVIVNNFGMYYSLAMAKQKLPKKRKKHIPQMVQGGSPTYCKADLNTTCNSTQGDLCHVKGSRVLERNRSVLSADCSGGSDLTMSPEERVPMRRSSTREQDRRSGGTCFLLAASDYTCPADGGLRKTDNCKEVVFTGFTQAESSVLS
- the kcnc2 gene encoding potassium voltage-gated channel subfamily C member 2 isoform X3 is translated as MGKFDDNERIILNVGGTRHETYKTTLKTLPGTRLALLASDSDIDSVLDQLQQVPGFIEYNARTNEYFFDRHPGVFAYVLNYYRTGKLHCPADVCGPLFEEELSFWGIDETDVEPCCWMTYRQHRDAEEALDVFELNVDNGDEDDEIGKRLGIEDVAADGNVSLWRKWQPVIWNLFEDPYSSRAARFIAFASLFFILVSITTFCLETHEAFNTIINKTELMRNSSVPDSGPQYEIETDPALTYVEGVCVFWFTIEFLVRVTFCPVKLEFVKSVLNIIDFVAILPFYLEVGLSGLSSKAAKDVLGFLRVVRFVRILRIFKLTRHFVGLRVLGHTLRASTNEFLLLIIFLALGVLIFATMIYYAERIGAKPNDPTASLHTKFKNIPIGFWWAVVTMTTLGYGDMYPETWSGMVVGALCALAGVLTIAMPVPVIVNNFGMYYSLAMAKQKLPKKRKKHIPQMVQGGSPTYCKADLNTTCNSTQGDLCHVKGSRVLERNRSGYEKSRSLNNIAGMAGNALRLSPVTSPYGSPCPLRRSRSPIPSIL
- the kcnc2 gene encoding potassium voltage-gated channel subfamily C member 2 isoform X1: MGKFDDNERIILNVGGTRHETYKTTLKTLPGTRLALLASDSDIDSVLDQLQQVPGFIEYNARTNEYFFDRHPGVFAYVLNYYRTGKLHCPADVCGPLFEEELSFWGIDETDVEPCCWMTYRQHRDAEEALDVFELNVDNGDEDDEIGKRLGIEDVAADGNVSLWRKWQPVIWNLFEDPYSSRAARFIAFASLFFILVSITTFCLETHEAFNTIINKTELMRNSSVPDSGPQYEIETDPALTYVEGVCVFWFTIEFLVRVTFCPVKLEFVKSVLNIIDFVAILPFYLEVGLSGLSSKAAKDVLGFLRVVRFVRILRIFKLTRHFVGLRVLGHTLRASTNEFLLLIIFLALGVLIFATMIYYAERIGAKPNDPTASLHTKFKNIPIGFWWAVVTMTTLGYGDMYPETWSGMVVGALCALAGVLTIAMPVPVIVNNFGMYYSLAMAKQKLPKKRKKHIPQMVQGGSPTYCKADLNTTCNSTQGDLCHVKGSRVLERNRSVLSADCSGGSDLTMSPEERVPMRRSSTREQDRRSGGTCFLLAASDYTCPADGGLRKTGYEKSRSLNNIAGMAGNALRLSPVTSPYGSPCPLRRSRSPIPSIL